The proteins below come from a single Streptococcus hyointestinalis genomic window:
- the hslO gene encoding Hsp33 family molecular chaperone HslO, with amino-acid sequence MDKIIKSIATNGAFRAYVLDCTETVKTAQEKHQTLSSSTVALGRTLIANLILAANQKGESKVTLKIIGNSSFGHIISVADTHGNVKGYIQNPGVDIKKTATGEVLVGPFMGQGHFVVITDYGTGKPYTSTTPLISGEIGEDFAYYLTESEQTPSAVGLNVLLDEEDKVKVAGGFMLQALPGASEEDIKRYEERIQNMPAISRLLASDNHIDALLDAIYGEDDYKRLSEESVRFHCDCSKERFKLALLSLAKDDLIAMKDEDHGAEITCQFCNEHYHFSEKDLEEIINDKAE; translated from the coding sequence ATGGATAAAATCATTAAATCAATCGCAACAAATGGTGCTTTCAGGGCTTATGTGCTGGATTGCACCGAGACCGTTAAAACGGCACAAGAAAAACATCAAACACTCTCAAGCTCCACTGTCGCTTTGGGGCGCACGCTCATTGCCAACCTCATCCTCGCTGCCAATCAAAAGGGTGAGAGCAAGGTGACGCTCAAGATTATCGGCAACAGCTCTTTTGGGCATATCATCTCAGTGGCTGATACGCACGGCAATGTCAAAGGCTACATTCAAAACCCTGGTGTTGACATCAAAAAGACAGCGACCGGTGAAGTTTTAGTAGGACCTTTCATGGGGCAAGGACATTTTGTGGTCATTACCGACTACGGCACAGGAAAACCCTACACCTCAACCACGCCCCTCATCTCTGGCGAAATCGGCGAAGACTTTGCTTACTATCTGACCGAAAGCGAGCAAACCCCTTCTGCCGTCGGGCTCAATGTTTTGCTTGACGAGGAGGACAAGGTCAAGGTTGCTGGAGGCTTTATGCTCCAAGCTCTACCTGGGGCGTCTGAGGAGGACATCAAGCGCTATGAGGAGCGCATCCAAAACATGCCTGCTATCTCTAGACTGCTAGCGTCTGACAATCACATAGACGCCCTTCTTGACGCTATCTACGGCGAGGACGATTACAAGCGTTTGTCTGAGGAGAGCGTACGCTTTCACTGCGACTGCTCCAAAGAGCGCTTCAAACTCGCTTTGCTCTCGCTTGCAAAGGACGACCTTATCGCTATGAAAGACGAGGACCACGGTGCAGAGATTACCTGCCAGTTCTGCAATGAACACTATCACTTTTCAGAAAAAGACCTTGAGGAGATAATCAATGACAAAGCTGAATAG
- a CDS encoding toxic anion resistance protein produces the protein MADTFNFDIDKIAENAITTTDKTTDIITSTDTSETGQISFFDKLTPEQQNAITQKAPALVDNFLADQNALLDFGQSAVEAVNNTVNHILSEQKKLQIPQVDELLLNANRELNGFIAKYKEATPAELEKKPNFLQKLFRQSKNSLQEFYFDAQSIEQKMDSMAASVVKQEDSLARNIVSAELLIEDNTKSIENLVGVIAFLEATQKEAAKRAKDLQASLESLDSATPDYQIKSNELAHLTEVINTMEQQHTEYMNRLYVAWATTPQMRNLVKVSSDMRQKLGMLRRNTIPTMKLSIAQLGMMQQSVKSGVTADAIVHANNAALEMLAETSKEAIPMLEKTAQSPTLSTKSVTALAESLVAQNQGIIKAIDDGRKKRAELETAIIKSAETINDSVKLRDEKIVQALLNDSKDIQEQVESKDE, from the coding sequence ATGGCAGACACCTTTAATTTTGATATTGATAAAATCGCTGAAAATGCTATCACAACAACCGATAAGACCACTGACATCATCACAAGCACTGACACCAGCGAGACTGGGCAAATCAGCTTTTTTGATAAGCTCACACCTGAGCAGCAAAACGCTATCACCCAAAAAGCGCCAGCCCTTGTTGATAACTTTCTAGCAGATCAAAACGCCCTGCTTGACTTTGGGCAGTCAGCGGTTGAGGCAGTCAACAACACGGTCAATCACATCCTTTCTGAGCAAAAGAAACTGCAAATCCCGCAGGTTGATGAGTTGCTTCTAAACGCTAACCGTGAGCTAAACGGCTTTATCGCCAAGTACAAGGAAGCCACCCCTGCTGAGCTGGAAAAGAAACCTAATTTTCTCCAAAAGCTTTTTAGACAGAGCAAAAATAGCCTGCAGGAGTTTTACTTTGACGCCCAGAGCATTGAGCAAAAAATGGACTCTATGGCAGCCAGTGTGGTCAAGCAAGAGGATTCGCTCGCTCGCAACATCGTCTCAGCGGAGCTCTTGATTGAGGACAATACCAAGTCCATTGAAAACTTGGTTGGGGTCATTGCCTTTTTAGAAGCGACGCAAAAAGAAGCCGCCAAACGTGCTAAGGATTTGCAAGCAAGTCTAGAGAGTCTTGATAGTGCAACGCCAGATTATCAAATCAAAAGTAATGAGCTTGCTCACCTCACCGAGGTCATCAACACCATGGAGCAGCAACACACCGAGTACATGAACCGCCTCTACGTGGCTTGGGCGACAACGCCTCAAATGCGTAATCTGGTCAAGGTCTCCTCGGATATGCGCCAAAAGCTGGGCATGCTCAGACGCAATACCATCCCAACCATGAAGCTCTCTATCGCACAGCTCGGCATGATGCAGCAGTCTGTCAAGTCTGGCGTGACAGCGGACGCTATTGTCCATGCCAATAACGCTGCGCTTGAAATGCTGGCTGAAACCAGCAAGGAAGCCATTCCTATGCTGGAGAAAACAGCGCAAAGCCCGACGCTTTCAACCAAGTCTGTCACAGCACTGGCTGAAAGCCTTGTCGCACAAAACCAAGGTATCATCAAAGCCATTGACGATGGGCGGAAAAAACGAGCTGAGCTTGAGACTGCCATCATCAAATCCGCCGAAACCATCAACGACTCCGTCAAACTCCGTGACGAAAAAATCGTACAAGCCCTCCTCAACGATAGTAAAGACATCCAAGAACAAGTCGAATCAAAAGACGAGTAA
- the gshAB gene encoding bifunctional glutamate--cysteine ligase GshA/glutathione synthetase GshB gives MTINQLLQKLDPNLPLLEGTFGIERESLRIQKNTSKLATSPHPKALGARSYHPYIQTDFSESQLELITPVTRSPKEALRWLGAITDVAERTLTGEYLWPLSMPPKVTDEEIAIAQLEDSFERHYRDYLASTYGKTLQTMSGIHVNMALSATVIQALFEASDYEDKTKFQNDLYLKIAQNFLRYRWLLTYLYGASPIAERGFLKEDLAHPVRSIRSSQLGYVNHEDIVISYASLDDYITSLETAVATKQLIAEKEHYSAVRLRGQKACRGYLEQPISYLELRCFDLNPFTPLGITQETMDSVHLFFLALLWLDDVENVDTAIARANALNNTIALSHPLEALPSAAPTSDILDAMESVLKHFHLPDHYKGLLEAIKEQVADPSLTLSGQLLAHISDQSLEAFGQKEGQAHHDYAWHAFYALKDFENMELSTQMLMFDAIQKGVQIEILDEEDQFLRLSYKGHIELVKNGNMTSKDNYVVPLAMANKVVTKKLLQEHGFPTPAGREFSDKASAKAYYHHIKKKAIVVKPKSTNFGLGISIFKEGASLEAYQKALDIAFSEDSSVLVEDYVAGTEYRFFILDGKCLAVLLRVAANVVGDGKHTIRELIDLKNQNPLRGRDHRSPLEIIELGEIEQLMLTQQGYSLDSVLEAGVKVDLRRNSNISTGGDSIDVTESMDDSYKQLASQMASTLGAWVCGVDLIIPDMTKKASKEDPHCTCIELNFNPSMYMHTYCQEGPGQVITLKILEGLFPEIRQQ, from the coding sequence ATGACCATCAACCAGCTACTTCAAAAACTAGACCCCAATCTCCCTCTTTTAGAGGGAACTTTTGGCATTGAGCGTGAGTCCTTGCGTATTCAAAAAAACACAAGCAAACTCGCTACCAGCCCTCATCCAAAGGCGCTTGGCGCACGCAGTTATCACCCTTATATCCAGACGGACTTTAGTGAGTCACAGCTTGAGCTCATCACACCTGTCACACGCTCACCAAAAGAAGCGCTTAGATGGCTAGGGGCTATCACAGATGTCGCTGAGCGAACACTGACGGGTGAGTACTTGTGGCCTCTGTCTATGCCACCTAAAGTCACTGATGAGGAGATAGCCATTGCCCAGCTGGAAGATAGCTTTGAGCGTCATTATCGAGACTATCTGGCTAGCACTTATGGCAAGACCTTACAGACCATGTCAGGCATTCATGTCAATATGGCATTGAGCGCTACTGTTATTCAAGCACTCTTTGAGGCAAGTGACTATGAGGATAAAACGAAGTTTCAAAATGACCTCTATCTCAAAATCGCACAAAACTTCCTGCGCTACCGTTGGCTACTAACCTATCTCTACGGAGCCAGTCCCATTGCTGAAAGAGGATTTTTGAAAGAAGATTTGGCTCATCCTGTGCGCTCTATTCGCTCCAGTCAGCTGGGTTATGTCAACCACGAGGACATTGTCATCTCCTATGCGTCTCTTGACGACTACATCACAAGCCTAGAGACGGCAGTGGCTACCAAGCAGCTCATCGCTGAAAAAGAGCATTACTCTGCGGTGCGCTTGCGTGGGCAAAAGGCTTGTCGTGGCTATCTCGAGCAGCCTATCAGCTATCTGGAGCTGCGCTGTTTTGACCTCAACCCTTTCACCCCTCTTGGTATCACGCAGGAGACTATGGACAGCGTGCACCTCTTTTTCCTTGCCCTCCTTTGGTTGGATGATGTGGAGAATGTCGATACTGCTATCGCACGAGCAAATGCACTCAACAATACCATTGCCCTCAGCCATCCACTCGAAGCGCTACCAAGTGCAGCGCCTACATCCGATATCCTAGACGCTATGGAAAGTGTCCTCAAGCACTTCCATCTGCCTGACCACTACAAGGGCTTGCTCGAGGCGATAAAAGAGCAAGTCGCAGACCCAAGCTTGACCTTATCTGGACAGTTGTTAGCGCATATCTCAGACCAATCGTTAGAAGCCTTTGGGCAAAAAGAGGGACAAGCTCATCACGACTACGCTTGGCATGCCTTTTACGCCTTGAAAGACTTTGAAAATATGGAGCTCTCCACACAAATGCTCATGTTTGACGCCATTCAAAAGGGAGTTCAGATTGAGATTTTAGATGAGGAGGACCAGTTTTTGCGCCTGAGCTACAAGGGGCATATTGAGCTGGTCAAAAACGGCAACATGACATCAAAGGACAACTACGTGGTGCCACTAGCCATGGCAAATAAAGTCGTCACCAAAAAGCTCCTACAAGAACACGGCTTTCCAACGCCTGCTGGTAGAGAATTTTCTGATAAAGCAAGCGCCAAAGCCTACTATCACCACATCAAGAAAAAAGCTATCGTCGTCAAGCCAAAGTCCACTAACTTTGGACTAGGGATTTCTATCTTTAAAGAGGGAGCTAGTCTTGAGGCTTACCAAAAAGCGCTTGACATTGCATTTTCTGAGGATAGCAGTGTGCTGGTGGAGGACTATGTGGCTGGCACCGAGTACCGCTTTTTCATCCTAGATGGAAAGTGTCTCGCTGTACTCCTTCGGGTCGCTGCTAATGTCGTTGGTGATGGCAAGCACACTATTAGAGAACTCATTGACCTAAAAAATCAAAATCCTTTGCGAGGACGTGACCACAGGTCACCTCTTGAAATCATTGAACTTGGAGAGATTGAGCAACTAATGCTGACGCAGCAAGGCTACAGCCTCGACAGTGTCCTAGAGGCAGGTGTCAAGGTAGATCTGCGTCGCAACTCCAATATCTCAACAGGTGGCGACTCGATTGATGTGACCGAGAGCATGGATGACAGTTACAAGCAATTAGCCAGCCAAATGGCAAGCACACTTGGTGCTTGGGTGTGTGGTGTGGACTTGATTATCCCTGATATGACCAAAAAGGCAAGTAAAGAAGACCCACACTGCACCTGCATTGAGCTTAACTTTAACCCGTCCATGTACATGCACACCTACTGCCAAGAAGGACCTGGGCAAGTCATCACGCTCAAAATCCTTGAAGGGCTCTTTCCAGAAATAAGACAACAATAA
- a CDS encoding adenylosuccinate synthase yields the protein MTSVVVVGTQWGDEGKGKITDFLSADAEVIARYQGGDNAGHTIVIDGKKFKLHLIPSGIFFPEKISVIGNGMVVNPKSLVKELHYLHDEGVTTDNLRISDRAHVILPYHIHLDRLQEEAKGDNKIGTTIKGIGPAYMDKAARVGIRIADLLDREIFAERLKRNLADKNRLFEKMYEADPILFDDIFEEYYAYGQEIKKYVTDTSVILNDALDSGKRVLFEGAQGVMLDIDQGTYPFVTSSNPVAGGVTIGSGVGPSKINKVVGVCKAYTSRVGDGPFPTELFDEVGDRIREVGHEYGTTTGRPRRVGWFDSVVMRHSRRVSGITNLCLNSIDVLSGLDTVKICVAYDLDGERIDYYPASLEALKRCKPIYEELPGWSEDITGCRSLDELPENARNYVRRVSELVGVRISTFSVGPDRDQTNILESVWSNI from the coding sequence ATGACTTCAGTAGTAGTGGTAGGTACCCAGTGGGGGGACGAGGGAAAAGGTAAGATTACAGACTTTCTGTCTGCAGACGCCGAGGTAATCGCACGTTATCAAGGCGGGGACAATGCAGGGCACACCATTGTCATTGATGGCAAAAAGTTCAAACTGCACTTGATTCCATCAGGGATTTTCTTTCCTGAAAAGATTTCTGTTATCGGAAATGGCATGGTGGTCAATCCCAAATCATTGGTAAAAGAGTTGCATTATCTGCATGACGAGGGTGTGACGACAGATAACTTGCGTATCTCAGACCGTGCGCATGTCATCTTGCCTTATCACATTCACCTCGATCGCCTGCAAGAAGAAGCCAAAGGCGACAATAAAATCGGAACAACGATCAAAGGGATTGGTCCAGCTTACATGGACAAGGCAGCACGTGTTGGTATCCGCATTGCAGATCTTCTTGACCGTGAGATCTTTGCAGAGCGCCTCAAGCGCAACCTAGCGGATAAAAACCGTCTCTTTGAGAAAATGTACGAAGCAGACCCGATTCTCTTTGACGACATTTTTGAGGAGTACTATGCCTACGGACAAGAAATCAAGAAATACGTCACAGATACTTCTGTTATTCTAAACGACGCTCTTGACAGTGGCAAGCGTGTGCTTTTTGAGGGTGCTCAAGGTGTCATGCTTGATATCGACCAAGGGACATACCCATTTGTAACCTCATCAAACCCAGTTGCAGGTGGTGTGACCATTGGTAGCGGTGTTGGACCAAGCAAGATTAACAAGGTCGTTGGGGTCTGCAAGGCTTACACCAGCCGTGTCGGAGACGGTCCATTCCCTACTGAGCTTTTTGATGAGGTGGGAGACCGCATTCGTGAGGTCGGTCATGAGTACGGTACAACAACAGGGCGTCCACGCCGTGTCGGATGGTTTGACTCTGTTGTGATGCGACATAGCCGTCGTGTTTCAGGTATCACCAACCTCTGCCTTAACTCTATTGATGTCCTCTCTGGACTCGATACGGTCAAGATTTGTGTGGCTTATGACCTTGACGGTGAGCGTATTGATTACTATCCAGCTAGCCTTGAAGCGCTCAAGCGTTGCAAGCCAATCTACGAAGAGCTCCCAGGTTGGTCTGAGGACATTACAGGCTGTCGTAGCTTAGATGAGCTTCCTGAAAATGCCCGCAATTATGTGCGTCGTGTCAGCGAGCTGGTCGGTGTGCGTATCTCGACTTTCTCTGTCGGACCAGACCGTGACCAAACCAACATCTTAGAAAGTGTTTGGAGCAATATCTAA
- a CDS encoding DUF1033 family protein translates to MYQVIKMYGDWEPWWFLDGWTDDIVAQKRFATFESAASYYEKEWQKGCRHYSCYDSHQDFLAAFWNQEDERWCEECNEYLQQYHSLLLLKDGKPLPRQWHRKSLIKKNSQTPPKSCQMKD, encoded by the coding sequence ATGTATCAAGTGATTAAAATGTATGGCGATTGGGAGCCGTGGTGGTTTTTAGACGGTTGGACAGATGATATTGTAGCGCAAAAGCGATTTGCTACCTTTGAGTCAGCAGCTAGCTACTATGAAAAAGAGTGGCAAAAAGGCTGTAGGCACTATAGCTGCTACGATAGCCATCAAGACTTTTTAGCCGCTTTTTGGAACCAAGAAGACGAGCGCTGGTGTGAGGAGTGTAACGAATACCTCCAGCAATACCACTCGCTCCTCCTCCTAAAAGATGGCAAGCCCCTGCCGAGACAATGGCATAGAAAAAGCCTCATCAAAAAAAATAGCCAAACACCTCCCAAAAGCTGTCAAATGAAAGATTAA
- a CDS encoding TetR/AcrR family transcriptional regulator, with translation MTAARIKLKQALLLLLDTDDFEQLSISQICKEAGVHRSTFYAHYDNQYQLLEDTRVYMIDLFLSEFENYQKTIEAPKEKDSLMDSYYLVPYLKFIKDHQKLYKIYIKNPLDFQHKERDDIHFIAQFIHAIKKEKGGLTREKCAIAITFIKQVSAR, from the coding sequence ATGACAGCAGCACGTATAAAACTCAAACAAGCACTTTTATTGTTATTGGATACAGACGATTTCGAGCAATTATCCATTAGCCAAATCTGTAAAGAAGCTGGTGTACATCGCTCCACTTTTTATGCCCACTACGACAATCAGTACCAGTTGCTAGAAGATACGAGAGTTTATATGATTGATTTGTTTTTATCGGAGTTTGAAAATTATCAAAAGACGATTGAAGCGCCAAAGGAAAAAGATAGTTTGATGGATTCTTACTATTTAGTTCCGTATCTTAAGTTCATCAAAGACCACCAAAAACTCTATAAGATTTACATCAAAAATCCACTTGATTTCCAGCATAAAGAGCGTGATGACATTCATTTCATTGCACAGTTTATCCACGCTATCAAGAAAGAGAAGGGCGGGCTGACGAGAGAGAAATGCGCTATCGCTATAACTTTTATAAAGCAGGTATCCGCCAGATGA
- a CDS encoding TetR-like C-terminal domain-containing protein, protein MRYRYNFYKAGIRQMIEDWVLDDCQDEVEDLVAIIQDIIF, encoded by the coding sequence ATGCGCTATCGCTATAACTTTTATAAAGCAGGTATCCGCCAGATGATAGAAGATTGGGTGCTTGATGACTGTCAGGATGAGGTGGAAGATTTAGTTGCTATTATCCAAGATATTATTTTTTAA
- the comGA gene encoding competence type IV pilus ATPase ComGA: MVQELAKDLIKTAVAANAQDIYIIPKARQYDVFMRIGDERRFIDVFGNDRMASLIGHFKFVAGMNVGEKRRSQLGSCDYTFDDDETVSLRLSSVGDYRGLESLVIRLLYSGRHELCYWFDGLERLKPAVAGRGLYLFSGPVGSGKTTLMHQLVADQFSDKQVITIEDPVEIKQDNMLQLQLNDSIGMTYDSLIKLSLRHRPDILIIGEIRDSQTARAVIRASLTGAMVFSTIHAKSITGVYARLLELGVSLEELDNSLRMIAYQRLIGGGGVIDFATENFQEHSADQWNAQMDQLAKDGHITSQEATIEKIVR, encoded by the coding sequence ATGGTACAAGAGTTAGCCAAAGACCTCATCAAAACAGCCGTTGCTGCCAATGCACAGGATATTTACATTATTCCAAAAGCTAGGCAATACGATGTTTTTATGAGAATTGGTGATGAAAGGCGGTTTATAGATGTTTTTGGGAATGATCGGATGGCTAGTCTTATTGGTCACTTTAAATTTGTTGCAGGAATGAATGTTGGTGAAAAGAGACGTAGCCAACTGGGGTCGTGTGATTATACTTTTGATGACGATGAGACTGTATCTCTTCGCTTATCAAGTGTCGGTGATTATCGTGGGCTTGAGAGTCTGGTCATTCGCCTGCTCTACTCGGGGCGCCATGAGCTTTGCTATTGGTTTGACGGGCTAGAGCGGCTAAAACCAGCAGTTGCTGGTCGAGGGCTTTATCTCTTTTCAGGACCTGTCGGCAGTGGCAAGACCACGCTTATGCACCAGCTGGTTGCTGACCAGTTTAGCGATAAGCAGGTTATCACTATCGAAGACCCTGTCGAAATCAAGCAAGACAACATGCTTCAGCTCCAGCTCAATGACAGTATCGGCATGACCTATGACAGTCTCATCAAGCTCTCGCTCAGACACCGCCCTGATATTCTCATCATCGGTGAGATTCGAGACAGCCAAACGGCACGAGCGGTTATCCGTGCGAGTCTAACAGGGGCTATGGTTTTCTCTACCATCCACGCCAAGAGTATCACAGGTGTTTATGCTCGTTTGCTAGAGCTTGGTGTTAGTCTTGAGGAGCTAGATAATAGCCTTCGCATGATTGCTTATCAACGCTTGATTGGGGGAGGAGGTGTGATTGATTTTGCCACAGAAAACTTCCAAGAGCATAGCGCAGACCAGTGGAACGCCCAGATGGATCAGCTGGCTAAAGACGGACATATCACTAGTCAAGAAGCTACCATCGAAAAGATTGTCCGCTAG
- the comGB gene encoding competence type IV pilus assembly protein ComGB has product MPQKTSKSIAQTSGTPRWISWLKTDISLVKKLPSKRLSARQQAKLIQLFNNLFVSGFTLGEMVTFLRRSQLLNDSYTSQMEASLLEGDSMAKMMAAVGFSDTIVTQMSLADIHGNTQKSLTKIESYLRSMATLKKKLVEVATYPIILLSFLVLIMIGLKNYLIPQLDGGNLATRLVASFPLLFFAFLFGGLAILAACYLWLRQMSRMRAATLLSKLPFIGSYVKLYLTAYYAREWGNLIGQGVDLSQIVRLMQEQKSQLFNEIGRDLEEKLLSGQTFCETVLSYPFFLRELGLIIEYGEVKAKLGAELDIYADETWETFFLRLQKATQLIQPLIFIFVALVIVMIYAAMLLPMYQNMEFNV; this is encoded by the coding sequence TTGCCACAGAAAACTTCCAAGAGCATAGCGCAGACCAGTGGAACGCCCAGATGGATCAGCTGGCTAAAGACGGACATATCACTAGTCAAGAAGCTACCATCGAAAAGATTGTCCGCTAGACAGCAGGCAAAACTCATCCAACTGTTTAACAATCTTTTTGTCAGTGGCTTTACACTCGGTGAGATGGTGACTTTTTTAAGACGCAGTCAATTGCTGAATGACAGCTACACCAGTCAAATGGAAGCTTCGCTCTTAGAGGGAGACAGCATGGCAAAGATGATGGCAGCTGTTGGTTTTTCAGATACCATTGTCACCCAGATGTCGCTTGCTGATATTCATGGCAACACTCAAAAGAGTCTGACCAAAATCGAAAGTTATCTGCGCAGCATGGCGACACTCAAGAAAAAACTGGTTGAAGTAGCGACCTATCCTATCATCCTCCTTAGTTTTTTAGTGTTAATCATGATAGGGCTCAAAAACTACCTCATCCCTCAGCTGGACGGTGGCAATCTAGCGACACGTCTCGTAGCTTCCTTTCCTCTTCTCTTTTTCGCCTTTCTTTTTGGCGGTCTCGCCATTTTAGCTGCGTGCTATCTTTGGCTGCGGCAGATGTCTCGTATGAGGGCAGCTACGCTCTTAAGTAAGCTTCCCTTTATCGGTAGCTATGTCAAGCTGTATCTGACGGCTTACTACGCTCGTGAGTGGGGTAATCTCATCGGTCAAGGAGTGGATTTATCTCAGATTGTCCGTCTTATGCAGGAGCAAAAGTCGCAGCTTTTTAATGAAATTGGCAGGGACTTAGAAGAAAAACTCTTGTCTGGTCAGACCTTTTGTGAGACGGTGCTGTCTTATCCCTTTTTCCTAAGAGAGTTAGGGCTTATCATCGAGTACGGCGAGGTCAAGGCAAAGCTAGGTGCTGAGCTAGACATTTATGCCGATGAGACTTGGGAGACATTCTTTTTACGCTTGCAAAAGGCAACCCAACTCATCCAACCCTTGATTTTTATCTTTGTAGCACTCGTTATCGTTATGATTTACGCTGCAATGTTACTACCAATGTATCAAAATATGGAGTTTAATGTATGA